Below is a window of Canis lupus dingo isolate Sandy chromosome 30, ASM325472v2, whole genome shotgun sequence DNA.
GTGGTAAATACTTGGTACATGAATTAGAATTTTAATGTATACTTTTATGTGCATAGAAGAAaaagtcaggacacctgggtggctcggtggttgagcatctgccttcagctcaggtcgtgatcctagggtcctgggatcaagtcccaaatcaggttccctgcatggagcctgcttctccctctgcctatgtctctgcctctctctgtgtctctcatgaataaatacaatcttttaaaaaaagtctcaaaagctCACACTAAACTGTTGAATGTGctgattaaataaatgtatacaatAATTTCAACCTCTCACTTTGTTCATTCCTgtagtttgaattttttaatgtacatatactactttaataattttttttcttcactcttttaaaaattacctatgCTGGCCTCTATTCAACATAGATAGCTTATATGAAGtcataataaatttacttttcaagaaatcaataataaaaatgagttgaTTTAAATAAAGCATCTTGTACATGTGATTACACTGATAGCTGTCTTTGAAAATACAAGTTTAAGATTAGAATAAAAGGTAATGAACAGTTCCTACCAATTTCAGTAACACTATATGAAAAATAGCTTCATAACAAATTAATTCCACCCTTACCACCATTATTAATGCAAATTCGTTTAGGTTACCAAACAGATCTGTGTCATATTTGCCATCTTATATATCATCTATTTTCTCTAAAACTTCAACTTGCTCTGAAATACATCATTTTTCAATTTACTCCACCATTCTGCCCGGGGCTGAAAAACTGCTCAAGTATATTAAACTGGGCTAATTGTAGGCTATTTGAGGAGCATTCTGCCCAAAATGGTTAACTTTATTTACTTCATCTATAACCAGTACTATAAACACCATTCCTAGCTATTTTATAAACAGTCTGGTCACCTCTTGCTCCTGCattcctagaaaaacaaaatctcaactaggaaacaaaatattcattcatttattcattttagtttaaaaaaaagaagcaaataaaagtaaGACAttcattttagtttaaaaaaaagaagcaaataaaagtaaacattaaaattgACAGCGcttgttttaaaatcattacatgatttatttgtgtttaaaacatatttgagaAGTTTTCATTAGATTATTTATAGTCAATGTATAATTTCAATAGAACATTAAACAATTACAGTTCAACTCCATGTAGTATtaacttttcttctcttctgattCTTGTGCcaatttcaacttttcttttaattccatcTGATCTCGGTGGTACTGTTCAAATATTGGTTGATAAATATACATCCCTCCAGCAATTCCAAGGATGCTAGCAAAAAGCAGTTGTGGAAGAGTCAATCTCCCAaacatttttcaacaaatggcatacAATGCTTTCCCCACACAGTGGTTTTGAAAAATTAGTCCACGTCCAGGAAAATATCTTCAGATCTgtgtacaaagaaaatgaaaaacaaagcaataccTTAGCATACATCCTTTAAAAGATTCCATGTCACTACTTTCTTTCAGAGTGAGTAgtattttcatcataattttcataatatgtaaatattacttGGTTTAACTAAGacaggaatataaataaataggaagcaTGACAAATGAGGGTTAGGGCATGGTGTAAGACAAAGCTAAGTCCCATTACAGTATGTTCTCAATGGTTTGAAGTGGGTAATTCTTAAAATGGCAATGAGGCTGGGAAGAGTCATAATCTACACCTTTATATACCATTATAAAACTAACCACTACAAGAAACAGCTCCCCACAAAAGTTTAAAGTGACTGCCAATCCAATctggaagtagaagaaagagaattgTTACTTTTCACTATTAGccttttgggttgttttgttttgtttactacttcatgttttttttttgccattatgcATGATTAAAAATTTTCACAACAGGCTAAAAGATTTGGAGTTCATTCTGATGCTTTAGAAGGTACAAGTAGtcaccaaacacacacatgtaaataACTGGCCAgccattttttttatatataaaaatataaagatttgggcagcccagggtggctcagcggtttagcgccaccttcagcccagggcctgatcctggagacccgggatcaagttccgcgtcgggctccctgcatggagcctgcttctccctctgcctgtgttctctctctgtgtgtctctcatgaataaataaataaaatcttaaaaaaaaaaataaagatttgacaGATTTTACTTTTAACGTGAGAAGTAAAGACTCCattatttctcagaaaattatAGTTGTGAGCACCATACTCTCTGGAGAAAACAGAGGCttatgaaagaggaaaacaaagcgACGGATTTACACGTTTTCTTAACCTTTCACCGTCTTCTAGACCTCCGAGGTTACAAAAATCCCTAGTGGCAGAACTAGTACCAGAAACTAGGTTGTCCTTAACATcagtaaaatgtaatataaattaatCTGGGAAAGAAATGCCCGTTTGCTCCTGGGCTCTTGCGGTTAACCTAGATAAACGACAGTTTACCAAGCATGCTATGGTTCATTGCctgagtgtaaaaaaaaaaaaaaaggaggtaggGGAGCCATTTTCAAGTCAGCTCCTTGGAAGATAAACCACAGGAAATAGGAAACCCTTGGCCACTAGTTTGCTAAGTGACCCTGACCGAGTCCTTTAACTTTGCCGAACCTCATTTTCCACATCTGTGCAAAAGGCTGAATCATCCCTAGGCCGCCTACCTCGTCCGACAGTTATTGTGAGACCACCAAAGAGTGAGATGCTACACCAACACGTTTACAATGATCATCACTATTCTTATTACCACTGAGGCACCACGGACCATCGAGCGGCCGCTTCGCGTCGCTGACCAGCCTCCCGTTGGCCCCAGCCTAGCGGCGCTCCGGTTCCTTCCAGCGGTTTCCGGAAGAGAAGCTCGGGCGCAGAGACAACGAAGCCAAAGGCGGGCAGCGGTGTCCCGAGGACGATAAGCCCGAGGCAAACAAAGCCGCCGCACTGAGCGGCGGACACCAACCAACCTCGGAGGTTCCTGTGCCGGGGCGCTGCCGTTTCCCAGCTACCCCCGCGCCTGCGAGCGACGGCGGCCGCAGAGGCCAAGTTTAGTGAGCGGAAGAGCAACGCGCGCGCTCTTCCCGGCTCCTCCTTTGCGGGGTCTGAGGTGGCTGGGGATCTTCAGCCGACCTCGAAGTGGGAGCAGGATGAAGCAAGGGGGCGACGATGGCCGGCTCTTTTTCCGCGGATTCCAGGGCCGCTCCCACGAGAAGGTGAAGCTGCGAAAGAGAAAGTCAACTTTGTACCTCAGCCCCCGGAAGAGCAGCGAGCGCCGCGGAGgtgaggggcgggcggggcgggggcgggggcggggggagggcgccAAGCTCCCCGGCTGTGGCGGGAAGCCGCGGACCGCGAGTGAGGGCTCCATCTGCTGGGCGGGGCTGCCGAGAAATCGCCGTGCGCTGGAGCCGCGCTTCTCCTTCGCTGGCCGCTTGTGCGGCGTTTTATTCTGCGTGGGTTAATTCTGCCGCGGCCCGGTGGGGTGAGTTGACGTGACGTAGCCGGCCGCATTTTAGAACGGGGGCAACTTACCTGAGGTTTCGCAGCTGCACAGGGATTGATTCCTGGGGCGAGACCAGGTCTGACTCCCACTCCATTTATTACAGCCCCTCTCCCGCCTCCAGCCTTCTCTTTGGTACGCTGTGAGGATGTTGACAGGAACCAAATCACCCCCCAGCAGCTGGGCTGTTGATCTGTCAGAGGCGGTCTTTAATATAAGGATGGACTtctgcatttaataaatatttattgtgcgccttgaatgtgccaagcactgtgtaaGCGGCATGAAAAGAATGCTGAGTTTCCCCTGTGGAGACCTGAGACGAAAAAGG
It encodes the following:
- the PIGBOS1 gene encoding protein PIGBOS1 — encoded protein: MFGRLTLPQLLFASILGIAGGMYIYQPIFEQYHRDQMELKEKLKLAQESEEKKS